The genomic interval GAGGGGCTTTCCCAGAGTAAGAATTGATGCTCTTTTTGCTAAGAAAAATGCAAATTACAAAAAAAGAAGATGGAAACAAGGATACGACATCTTATCCTACTCTTGTTTATTATCATTTTCTTGATTATTTATATCGTTAACAGCTGTATGGTGATCAACTGGGTCAATTGTGTGTTTATATTGGTATGCTTTCGATGTAGTGGTTAAACTTAATAATAAGATAATAAAGATAATGACTAAGCTTACAATCAAAAAAATCGCCATTTTTATGGTTCCTCCTCAAATATTTAAATAACTCTTATTTATAAATTCACAAGACCCTAGTGCCTTCTATATAAAGGATGAATATTATCTGAATTTCTAAGCTCAAAATCTAGGTTCAACTTTCTTTCTAACTTATCTACATTTCCTCCCTCTTTTACAAATAATTCTAACTTTGTAGCTATCAATTTTCCCACTTTACTATCTAGCTGTTCAATATTAAGTAATGATTTTATTTTTATCGTTTCTGGGGTGTTATCTCTACGAAACCATTGTCCAGGGACCTGTTCCCATAAGTTTTCCCACTCATCTAACAATCCAATTTCATTTAAAAAGAATTTTTGTAAACCACATAACCAGGCAGTACAACTTGTATTTCTTTTCTGACAACCAAAACCGTCTTTTAAAAACTCACACCCTTTACAACAGGAGTTTCCACTATTAATACAAACCTTGCAAATATAATGTGACCCAACTAATTGAAGTACGTTCAAACCATGTTGGATAATGTCTTCCCTCTTTATTTCTATACTCAATCTAATCCTCCATCTGTTATTGATTATTTTCCTGATAGAATAACCAATTTTTTTATTATGTTTTCACTTTGAAGTTCCCTTTTTATGAACATACTTAAAGCTACTAGAACTTAATATCCCTAAAAACTAAAAATGGTACCTTTATAAATGTGAAGTAAGGTTGCTTATTTTCACAAGTACAATTTCCTGGTAACAGTGACTTTTTTCTATCCCAATTTTACAAAAACCGTTATCATAAACTTTTATTACCGTATATATCTTTCCTAAATAATCAACCTTTTCACCTTTTGAAACATTCATTTTAATCTCCTTATTTCTTAATTAAATGTAGTTTTTTGTTCCATTTAATTTAAGTCTTTTGGGAATATTATGATTCTATCTATTAATTATGTTGGAGATAATGCTCTTAATTCAAACTAGTTACTCAACTAATAATTGATTATTTGGCCTAATAATCACCTAATCTTCTTTAGAAGAGGTTTTTAAAATATAGAGAATTAGTGAAAATATTATATTTAATATGAAGAATCATTAAAAACTTTCTTTACTTAATGTAGTATCTTTAATTTCTTTTAGATCTTTTTTATGAATCAATTCAAATTTGAAGGGGTCGTCCTCTTTTCTAAGTTCACAATATCCTGTTGAATAAAAATATAGAATTTTATAAATCATTTCATTAAATAGAACTTTTTCCCCAACTCTCATAAATTTCACCTCAAAGATTTCTTTTTGACATAAATAATGAAACAGTGTACATTCATATCATGATATATTCAAATAATCAGATATACTAATTCACTAAAATATTATAAACGGAGAAGGGTTGCTAATGCAACATAAATGGTTTTTTACTGGGAGATATAATGGGTATTCTTTACCGAATTTTCAGAAAGACCTTTTGTCTGGTCTTGTCGTTGGTGTAATTGCTATACCTTTAGGTATGGCGTTTGCAATTGCTTCTGGAGTTAAACCGGAATATGGAATTTACACCACAATCATTGCAGGAATTTTAATTTCTCTGTTTGGTGGGTCAAAGTACCAAATTGGTGGACCTACAGGAGCTTTTATTCCTATTTTATTTGGAATTGTCATGACTTATGGGTATGAAAACTTATTAATTGCTGGATTTTTTGCAGGTATTATACTATTTTTAATGGGAATCTTTAGACTGGGTTCATTGATTAAATTTATTCCAAGGCCAGTGACAATAGGTTTCACATCAGGAATAGCCGTTATTATTTTTGTTGGTCAAATTGCTAATTTTCTAGGCCTTACAGGGGTAGAAAAACATGAAAACTTTTTAAGTAATTTTAGAGAAATTATCATACACATTCATTCCATTAACTTTTATAGTGTTTTAACTGCTGGAATATGTCTTATTGCCGTCTTATTAACACCCAAACTTTTTCCTAAGGTTCCAGGTCCACTTATAGGATTACTATTTTCTACAGTGATAGCCAGCATATTTTATCCTAATCAAGTAGCTACAATTGGCTCTACATTTGGTGAAATTCCAAGTACCTTACCCCATTTTGAGGTACCTGAAATGACTTTTGAACGCGTACAACAATTAATTGGACCAGCTTTTGTAATTGCATTGCTTGGGGGTATTGAATCTTTATTATCTGCAGTGGTTGCTGATGGTATGACAAATAGTAAGCATAATAGTAATCGAGAATTAGTGGGGCAAGGTATCGCTAATATGATTACTCCTTTATTTGGTGGAATTCCTGCAACAGGAGCCATAGCAAGAACAGCTACAAATATCAAAAATGGTGCTGTCTCACCACTTTCCGGAATAATACATGGAATTGTAGTTTTGATAGTATTAGTACTTCTTGCTCCTTATGCTTCAAGTATCCCTTTAGCCAGTATGGCACCAATATTAATGGTAGTAGCTTGGAACATGAGTGAGAGACATGTATTTTATCACGTGTTAAAAACAAAAACGGAAGATTCATTTGTACTAGTTGTTACCTTTTTATTAACTGTTTTTGTTAATCTTACAGTTGCTGTTGAAGTAGGTCTTTTATTAGCAGTAGTTTTATTTACAAAGCGAATGAGTGATATTATGGTAACACTCAAGGCACTACCTAACCCAAACAATAAACATGAAAAGATGGAATCTCACATGGTGACAGATGTTCGTGACTGTCCTCAAATTAGTATTTATAATGTAGAAGGTCCTTTATTTTTTGGGGCTGCTCAAGCGTTTGAGCAATCAATAATGAATACAATCAATTACAAACCGAGGGTTTTACTCTTAAGAATGGGGAAAGTCCCTTTTATGGATACAACCGGTGAATCTTATTTATCAAGTATCATAAAGGATTTTTCCAAACATGGGGTTGTATTGATCTCTGGTATTAAACCTCAACCTAAAAGCTTGTTAGTAAAGACAGGTTTATTTGAATATATAGGAGAAGAACGATTTTTTGATCATACTGGAAATGCTTTAGATTTTGGACTTGAACATTTAAATAAAGATAAATGTCTTGGATGCAAACATTTTGCTTTTAGGGAATGTACAGTCTTTTCGGGTGAATACGAGCACATTTAAGAAAGAGGAAAAGTAGTTACGACATCTTAATTGTATCTAGAAAGAGAGGGAAATAAATTGAACTTAGAAATGCAACAGTTTAAAGCTGAATTTTTTAAAGCTCTTGCCCATCCTCTTAGGATAAGAATTCTTGAACTTTTAGCAGACGGAGACAAAAATGTAAATGAAATTCAGAATCTTGTGGGTAGTGAAGGTTCAGCAGTATCACAACAATTAACAGTTTTGAGAGCCAAAAATATAGTTACAGGTACCAAAGATGGTAATCGTGTAATCTATTCTTTAAGAGATCCAATGATTATTGAGCTGCTCAGTGTTGCTCGTCAAATATTTAATAATCATCTTGTTGATGCGATATCAATGTTAGATAAATTTAATGATACAGATAATGAGAAATAAAAAAGTAAATGGAGGAAAGAAATTATGGTTGATGTGCCAAATTGCCCTAAATGTAATTCAGAATACACTTACGAAGATGGAAGTCTTTTTGTTTGCCCAGAATGTGCTTATGAGTGGAATTTATTGGAAAAAGAAACTGATAATAGTGAAGATAAAAAGATTTTCAAAGATGCAAATGGAAATATCTTAAACGATGGTGATTCTGTAACAGTTATCAAAGACCTTAAAGTAAAAGGAAGTTCATTAGTCGTAAAAATAGGTACAAAAGTAAAAAATATACGTTTGGTTGAAGGAGATCATGATATCGATTGCAAAATTGATGGTATTGGGGCTATGCAATTAAAATCTGAATTTGTTAAAAAGATATAAATGGAGATTTAATGTAACAGATTTTTATTGTAACAAAAGAAATAAATATTTTGTAATGGTGAGATAGGTTTGTTATAGGTCACTTCAGATAACATTTTGAATAAATCTTTCTAAATAAGTCACATCAAAAAAGTTCTTAATACATTTTTTATATAAATTGCTCTAAAGTTTATCATGAGGTGTGAAAAAATGGAGACACAAATTTCATCAACCTTCTACTATCATAAAAACTAAAGACGAAAACGGGGATATTATAACAGCTGTTTTTCAGCTTAAAAATGGATTATTTCACGCGTATTCTTGTTACGATCAAAAACAAGATAAAAAAATTATTGGTTTTGGTGAGAGTGAAAATGATAAAACAGCTATAAATTTATCAAAACAAGACCTAATAAAAGAGTGGGAAGCAAAAAAAGCACAAATTTTTCAGATCATACCCAGTATTAAATTTTTTAAAACAGGGTATTTTAGTTAGTCTTCTATGCTATTCCATACCAGACACAATTGTTGAATAATTAAATCCCAATTTCTTATTTATATCACTAAGAGATTGGGATTTTTAATACGGAATATCCTTAACGTTGTAAATCTGCATTTATCTTAACTTCGATGTGAGAACTATTGGGATATCAATGGTTCTCACATCATTTACATGTATGCAATGTAAATATTGGTTTTTTAATTTATAAATCTTGTGAAAGTCGAATCATATCCCTGCAATGTTTCCCATTTTCAAATATTTCTTCTGGATAGTGCCTAATGAAAAAGTCTAAATCAACACCAATAATTCTAAAACCACATTTTTGATAAAAAGCTAATTGTCCTATACTTGAATTTCCAGTACCGATTTCTATTGTTTTATACCCTTTATTCCTGGCTATTTGAATTGCATCCATTACTAACTGTTTCCATTAATATATGCAATACTATAATCAAATACGTATTCAGCAAAAATTAAACTACCTGTCTCCAATAGATTTCCTATTTTATCGATTTTACTTATTGTGCCAACGGAACAGTTTTATTTAATAAAGAGTAGATAGTAATATGGATTAAATATAATTTTATTGAGGAGAGTAAAAATGTTATTAGGAAATTAAATATAAATGAAAAACCTCCAATGGATTTATTGTTATTAGCAGACCCGTCTCAGAGAATTGTTGAGGAATATGTGAAAAGAGGCGAATGTTTTGTAGCTGAAATTGATAAGCAAATTATTGGAGTTTATGTACTACTTCCTACAAGACCCGTCCAATTGCTACACTAATAGGATCTCCATTCCTTTAGAGACAATAAGTGAGAAGGTTAAGTTATCTACGATTTTTGTTAAAAACTTCACTCCGTATCCAATCATCATACTCGTAGACAGGAAAAAAGGTACAAGTTTAATATAGTACCATAAAGTGAGTAAAAAATTAGAATCAATGTGCTTGGTGTAATAAGCGTAAATAGCATTAATAATTAATAACCCGCCTAACATTAACAAAAGGGAAAGAAAAATCATAAATGTTACTCTCCAATTAGATTTGTTTCTATAATTTTGCCCAAATGCAAAATTTTTATGTAAAGTAAAAATGAAAGTTACTCATTTTGCATGAACTATATTCAAGAAACGGGCCATATTGTTGAGCAACTTCTTTAAAGAAAATTAGATCTCTATCCTAAATTTTAAAGGAGATTGTGAAATTATGTACTTAAAGTAACCCTACATTAGTTGAAAAAAGACGATATAATAGCTAGTGTAATATTTGTATTCTATGTCCTTCATGACAGACATCATGTTACTGTATTAGTTCGCACTCCAGAGAAGATTCAAATAAATAATGAAAATTTAACTATTATTCAAGGTAATGTTTTAAATAAAGATGATATCGTACGTGCAATGCATGGGATTGATGTAGTTATTAGTGCACTAAATACTGATGGGACAACTACTTTATCAGAAAGTATGCCACTCATTATCGAAGCAATGGAAAACGAAGGTATACAACGAATTATAACTATAGGAACTGCAGGTATCCTGCAAAGTAGAACCACCCCAAATTCACTGCGTTATCAGTCAAGTGAATCAAAGCGTAAGTCAACCCGTGCAGCGAAAGAACATCCTAAGGTTTACGATATGCTTAAACAATCAACACTCGAATGGACGATTGTCTGTCCTACGTATTTGCCGGATGGAGAAAGTTTAGGTAAATATCGTGTAGACCGTAATTTTTTGCCGGAGGGTGGAGTTGAAATATCCGTGCCGGATACAGCAGAATTTACATTTAACCAGATAAAAAGTAGCGATTATATAAAATCACGTGTAGGTATCGCCTACTAATAATATTCTCTTATACTACTTGCTTATTGGACTAACCCGTTTGTTGAATAAGAAAAGGAGTTGCTGCAACAATCCCTACTCTTCAACTACTATGAAAATTAAATTATGTAAGGAAGAAAAGAAGGCAATACTAAAGAAGACGCAGCTCATTCATTTTTAAAAAAAGGAGAGCGCCTGATTCATAGGCAATTAAAAAGCTAATCTTTAGACTGGATCAGGATGCTTCTGTTTCTGTCAGCGAAACGGTGTAGCCTAAGCTTTCAAGTCGTCGAAGCGAATGACGTACAATTGATTGTGCTCTTTGTTTATCAAAGTAGTCTTCACCTAAGTCTACATACATTTCTTTTCGTGTTAAAAGATAGTAACATATTCGCAATATGGCATGAGAGACAACAATAGCAGCGCGTTTTGTACCCTTGCGGGCAGCTGTACGTCGATACAATGCCCCAAGGTAGTTTTTAGATCCTCTTACTGAGTGAGCTGCTTCTTGTAAGGCTGATTTTAAATATTTATTCCCTTTCTTAGTTTTGGAAGATTTTCTTTTACCAGCACTTTCGTTTTGTCCTGGAACTAACCCTGCCCAAGAACACATATGAGCAGCGCTTGGAAATTGATTTTTAACATCAGTTCCAATCTCAGCTAGAATCTGTTCTGCCATACGGGTAGCGACACCTGGAATTGAATCTAAACGTTCAACGTCATCTTGATAAGAACTCATTCTTTCTGCAATTTCATTATCAAGCTTCTCGATTTGATCTGTAAGAAAATCAATGTGAGTGATAATTGTTTTAAGCATCATTCGCTGATGAGGGCTAATGTAGCCTCGTAATGCTAACTCTAGTTCCTCTTTTTTCTTTTTCAATGTTCTGCGAGCGAAGCTTGCGAGCTTTACGGGATCATCTTCTCCATCAGCAATCGCACGAAGCATCTCCATAGCGGAAACACCCTTAATTTGTGACACAACTGAACCCAGTTTAATGTTAGCACCTTCTAACACTTTTTGGATTCGATTTTGTTGTCTCGCCCGTTCTTGAATGATACTTCTACGGTATCGAACTAATTCTCGTAATTCTCTTTGATCTCGATTGGGAATATAGCTAGCTTTTATTAATCCATGACGAAGAAGCTTCGCAATCCACTCAGCATCATTTACATCAGTTTTCCGTCCAGGAACAGCTTTAATGTGTTGTGCATTGACTACTAAAAATTCAATTCCCTCACTTTCTAGTAAATTCACAATTGGCTTCCAGTATACGCTGGTGCTTTCCATGGCAACATGAGAACAATTGTGTTCCTTAATCCAGTCTAATAGTTTTAACAAAAACACGGTTTTCGTTGAAAAAGTTTGAATCTCCTTTCCTTCTGGTGTAAGAATACATGCGGTGATAGAGTCTTTATGAACGTCCATCCCACATGCTCGTTCAATGATTACATCCATTTTAATTTTCCTCTCTACGACATATTAGTGGAGGCTGGTGCAACAACCAGAACAGGGATTAATCTACTATGAGTGCTTCCGCAAGGGAGCAACAGTCAGTGGTGCACCGTGGTCGAAGGAGTCAGACTAAAGGGTGGGCTCTAACGCACCATAGTTTATCGACCTTCCTCTCCCAGCCGTAGAATCAGTATTGACGGTTCTAGACCATTTTCATTCTCTGTGGTGCAGCGCTGATTTTTGCGCTGCATGGGCGGCTAAAGGGAGCTATTCTGAAAAAGTTGATAAATTAACATTGATTGCTGAACAGTACAAATACACTATGCAATAGAAAATTAATATTTAACAATCGAAGCGCTTTCCTGTAACAAGGATTAGCGCTTAATTTCATTTAAGGGCCAGATTCTTGAAGATTAAATTTAAAAATGAGAGATTTCAAATAGTAAAGATTTAATTTTTATTTTGGTTATAATGACTCATGAGAAAGTTAACGATTTTTGAAGGACTGATTATCCATGGAAAGAATCATTTTATGGTCACTGCTCATAATAGGAATCACCTTATTCTTTTATAGTTTAAGAAAAACACCAATCAAAGATTTGATTTTAATTTTCTTATTGACCTCTTATTTCACAATATTTCTTGGTGTTCTTGTTGTAGAAGAAAAAATGATCGAATATCCAATAAGCTTTTTAAGTAACTATTTCAGTTCTAGCCTTCTTTATGAATATCTTTTACTACCAGTTGTCTGTATTTACTTTTATCAAGCAACTAATTATTCAAGATATCCTAGCATTATTCTAAAATGTGCATTGTATACATCTGTTTTAACGAGCATTGAGGTTCTTTTGGAAAGATATACTGATTTAATTGAATATCATACTTGGACATGGATACACACGTTTATCAGTATCTTTTTTCTAATGATGTTTATCCGTATCCTTATGAAATTAATTAACAGACATGATAGATAAATTGAAGACTATCCATAAGTCTTTAAGACGGATATATCAAAAAGCTTTCAACGTTTATTTTTTTATATTAAACAGGGATTAAATCCATTTTTATCTTATTAGCCACGAAATTGAGTCTGTAGTACTGATTAACAATAAAGATGTTTAAAAACGCCAGTCATGATACTCTATTGAAGGGCGCTCTTGTTGAATAATTAAATCCCAATTTCTCATTTATAAATGAAATTGGGATTTTTTATACTGTAATACGCAAAACGTTGTAAATACGCAATTATTTTACTTAGGGGTAAAAAGAATCTTTAATCCATAAAAAATTTTACATTGAAGACATGTTAACAACGTATTCGTATTGATAACAAGCAATAGCATCATCGAATTCTAACCAATTATTTATTATTGAGGGATTTCCTGGCAGGTGTATTGTTAATAATATTGTAGCTCAAAATTAAAATGAGGATAACGAAAGCATGTATTAATGTATTGAATGGGTCGTGGTGATCAACAATAATTAAGCGGAGCATTGCTGTAATGCCAATGTAGAGAAAGTATCGCATCGGAAAATGGTAGTTCTCGCGGAAATATTTTACAATCATTGAGATAAATTCAAAATAGAGAAAAAAGACAAGGATCTGTTCGAGGAAATGTTGAAAATTGGGTGTTTCAGATGTGACAATGAATTCTACAAAATAAAAGATTTCTTTAGCCATTAAAATACATAAAACCGTCGCAAGTATGCTTAATGCTACATTTAAGCTGAATTGTAATATTGATGGGACAGCGGTACGAATATCCGGAAGTTTACTAAACTCAAAAATCGCTTTTTGCGAGGTAATTCTCCACATCTCTCTCATTAATTGATAACCCCCTTTATCTTCACAGACACAATACTACACTATTATTCCATTAGCACTTTGTAAAAATGTCTTTAATACCTTAACAACTTATTTGCTGTCTTTTCTAGAAGCATGAAAGGTCATCGTACAGCTTGTGCCGCCAACTAGAACATGCTTAATATACTTTTTGCATTGACATTTTGATTTACTAATACATAGCCTTCAAATTCATTGGCTTTCTTTTCTAATCTTACAATTGCTTCAAGGGTCAGCTGTTGACAAATTTGCTCCTTATTGATGTCAAATAGATCTCACCATTATCATGAATTACTTTATATATTATCATCTCAAATGGAAGTTTAGTTAAAAAATGGAACATTATCTAACACGTAAAATAAAAAATGTAATAAAATGTAACAATATTTGGTTTAATGAAGGGTTTGATAACGCAAAAGAGAAAAAAGTCTATTTTGGAAAATGGGGTAAAGCATAGAATCAAATTTGAAATTTATTATTATTATCTTATTCAACAAGAGGGCGCGATTGTTGAAGATCATTGGTAGAAAATATTCAAGATTATCCTATACAATAAAAAAGTGACATAGACAGAAACTATAAAAAGTAACAGCCGCCATACAACTGCCGAATACAAAAGAGGCAACTTATTAAGCCCATAAAACTTTACCAGTACCCCATGTGTTGTAACATACACTCTGCACATATGGAGTGTTGTTCACTACTTGTAAGAAAGGACTAATATGAGATGCAATAGTGAGTAAAGAGCCTTTCCTTCTAGAAAGGCTCTTTTTATTATTATTTGGCGTAATAGTATTGCTGTAGGTTCAACAAGGTTCTTCACATGTATAAACGAGTTATTTTTTGTGTAAGTAGCTTGAATATATCGGTGTTGACAGCTATAGATTTTTTATTGCAATAGGATAAATAGAAATGGAATGTATACACTATTTTTGTATGAAGAAATATTTACCTAGTAACAGCTGTGCATAACAAGGCTGCTTGAACATAGAAATACAAGTTCTTTAAGAAGGGATGTTGTCATGAAAAATCCTGGGTATCCTGGTCCGCAAGGTTTGTATCACCCTGAATATGAACATGAAGCTTGTGGAATTGGAATGGTCGCTAATATAAATGGAAAAAAGACCCATGATATTGTTGAATATGCTATAACGATTTTATGTAATTTGGAACACAGGGGCGGACAATCAGCAGACACGAGTACCGGGGATGGAGCAGGGATTCTTACTCAAATTCCCCATTCATTTTTTGAGAAACAATGTGAAAAAGAAAATATTGAACTCCCTGAAGCGGGTAAATACGGGATTGGTATGATCTTTTTACCACAGGATCCAGAAGTTAGAAAAAAAACTCAAAAACAAATTGAAAACGTCATTAAAGAGGAAGGGCAGGTCTTTCTAGGTTGGAGGACTGTTCCGGTTAATGATTCTTTTGTTGGTGACATGGCCAAAAAATCAAAACCGTTTATCCGTCAAATGTTTATTGCTTCTTCTCTTAATCCACATGATCAAAATGATTTCGATAGAAAATTATATGTGATCCGTAAACGGTTAGAAAAAGAAGTGTGCCCTTCAGATAAGGAGCATCAAGAAGGGATGTATGTTTGCAGTTTATCCTCAAGAACCATTGTCTATAAAGGCATGTTAATTCCTGAACAGTTGGATTCCTTTTATGTTGACTTAAATCATCGTGATTTTAAGTCTGCACTAGCCCTTGTTCATTCGCGATTTAGTACAAACACGTTTCCTAGCTGGGAAAGAGCTCATCCAAACCGGTTTACGATCCATAATGGAGAATTTAATACGATTAAAGGAAATGTTAAATGGATGCAGGCTAGAGAGGCTCTTTGTGAATCTAAGTTATTTGGAGACAAGGATTATCAAAAGTTATTTCCGGTCATCGATACGGATGGCAGTGATTCTTCCATGTTTGATAATTGTTTTGAATTTCTGCATCTTTCAGGACGTTCACTTGCGCATACAGCGATGATGATGATTCCCGAGCCATGGGCACATGATGAAAAAATGGATGAAGCTAAGAAGGCATTCTATCAATTTCATAGCTGTTTAATGGAGCCATGGGATGGTCCTGCTGCTGTTGTATTTACGAATGGAAAACAAATCGGGGCATGTCTTGACCGGAATGGGCTGCGTCCTGCCCGTTATTATGTAACAAAAGACGGTATGATTGTTTTGGGTTCTGAGGTAGGCGCATTGGATATTTTTGTTGAGGATATTGAATATAAAGGAAGACTTCTCCCAGGGAAAATGCTCCTTGTTGATTTGGAAAAGGGCAAAATTATTCCGGATGAAGATATTAAAATGCAAATCGCCTCAGAGTATCCGTATAAAGATTGGTTAGCAGAACATTTAGTTCATATTGATGATCTGCCTGAAACGGACAGTCATCAACAAGTTATTAATACAGATGAACGACTCAAACAGCAACTTGCATTTGGGTATACAAACGAAGACCTCAATAAAATTTTGAAGCCGATGGTTACAGATAAGCATGATCCCATTGGTTCGATGGGGTATGATTCTCCCCTTGCGGTTTTATCAAAAAGACCACAGTTGCTATATAACTATTTCAAACAGCTTTTTGCCCAGGTAACCAATCCGCCGATTGATGCCATTCGGGAGAAGATTATTACTTCCGTTTTAACAACAATTGGACCACAGAAAAACATAATTAAACCTGAGCCTGAAAGTTGTCAACAAATTCAGCTTCAGACACCGATTTTGACGAATAGTCAGTTAGAAAAACTTCACTATTCCAGCTTTAAAACGGAAACACTATCCATCCTGTTTCCTGTTGAAACAGCTACACCCAATTTTGAAAAAATTTTAAATAGCTTATTTTTAAAAGCTGACACCGCCATCGACAGTGGTATTTCTTTACTGGTTTTATCTGATCGCGGAGTCGATGCCGAATATGCCGCGTTGCCAGCTCTGCTCGCAGTCTCAGGATTGCATCATCACCTAATTCGAAAAGGAACACGATCAAAGGTAAGCATCATTGTTGAATCGGCGGAACCAAGAGAGGTCCATCATTTTGCAGCATTACTTGGTTTCGGGGCGGAAGCGATCAATCCTTATTTAGCCTTTGAGTCTCTAAGGGGTTTGATTGAAATCGGTGATATACGCGAAACAGAAGTCGACAAGGTTATTAACACATACATTTTGACAGCAACCGATGGGATCGTTAAGGTGTTATCGAAAATGGGGATATCAACCATTCAAAGTTATATTGGAGCACAAATATTTGAGGCAATCGGGATTGATCAAGGCGTAATCGAGAAATATTTTACTGAAACGGCTTCACGAATAGAGGGTATTGGGTTGGATATCATTGCCGAAGAAGTGATGATGAGGCATAAACGAGCATTTGATCCGACAAGAGGCGTGGAGAGGACATTGGATTCAGGTGATGATTTTCAGTGGCGCCATGACGGAGAAGATCACCAATACAACCCTCGGACCATACATCTATTACAGCAAGCATGCCGAACGAATAATTATAAACTTTTTAAAGAGTATTCAGCATTATTGACAGACCCTAGCGACAATCTTCAATCCATTCGCGGCATGTTGGCTTTTAAAAAACGGGAACCTATACCGTTGGACGAGGTAGAGTCTGTTGAAGAAATTTGTAAGAGGTTTAAAACGGGAGCGATGTCATACGGTTCCATTAGTCGTGAAGCCCACGAATCACTTGCCATTGCCATGAACAAAATTGGGGCAAGAAGCAACTCGGGAGAAGGTGGAGAGGACCCGGCGAGATTTACACCGGATCCAAATG from Metabacillus sediminilitoris carries:
- the gltB gene encoding glutamate synthase large subunit, translated to MKNPGYPGPQGLYHPEYEHEACGIGMVANINGKKTHDIVEYAITILCNLEHRGGQSADTSTGDGAGILTQIPHSFFEKQCEKENIELPEAGKYGIGMIFLPQDPEVRKKTQKQIENVIKEEGQVFLGWRTVPVNDSFVGDMAKKSKPFIRQMFIASSLNPHDQNDFDRKLYVIRKRLEKEVCPSDKEHQEGMYVCSLSSRTIVYKGMLIPEQLDSFYVDLNHRDFKSALALVHSRFSTNTFPSWERAHPNRFTIHNGEFNTIKGNVKWMQAREALCESKLFGDKDYQKLFPVIDTDGSDSSMFDNCFEFLHLSGRSLAHTAMMMIPEPWAHDEKMDEAKKAFYQFHSCLMEPWDGPAAVVFTNGKQIGACLDRNGLRPARYYVTKDGMIVLGSEVGALDIFVEDIEYKGRLLPGKMLLVDLEKGKIIPDEDIKMQIASEYPYKDWLAEHLVHIDDLPETDSHQQVINTDERLKQQLAFGYTNEDLNKILKPMVTDKHDPIGSMGYDSPLAVLSKRPQLLYNYFKQLFAQVTNPPIDAIREKIITSVLTTIGPQKNIIKPEPESCQQIQLQTPILTNSQLEKLHYSSFKTETLSILFPVETATPNFEKILNSLFLKADTAIDSGISLLVLSDRGVDAEYAALPALLAVSGLHHHLIRKGTRSKVSIIVESAEPREVHHFAALLGFGAEAINPYLAFESLRGLIEIGDIRETEVDKVINTYILTATDGIVKVLSKMGISTIQSYIGAQIFEAIGIDQGVIEKYFTETASRIEGIGLDIIAEEVMMRHKRAFDPTRGVERTLDSGDDFQWRHDGEDHQYNPRTIHLLQQACRTNNYKLFKEYSALLTDPSDNLQSIRGMLAFKKREPIPLDEVESVEEICKRFKTGAMSYGSISREAHESLAIAMNKIGARSNSGEGGEDPARFTPDPNGQLRRSAIKQVASGRFGVTSHYLVNADEIQIKVAQGAKPGEGGHLPGKKVYPWIAEVRGSTTGVGLISPPPHHDIYSIEDLAELIHNLKNANPSARISVKLVSEAGVGTIAAGVAKGRADVVLISGYDGGTGAAPRTSLKHAGLPWELGLAETHQTLLLNRLRDRIVVETDGKLMTGRDVVIAALLGAEEYGFSTAPLVVLGCVIMRVCHLDTCPVGVATQNPELRKKFTGEPEHVINFMRFIALEVRELMAELGFRTVNEMIGRTDVLETNQAINHWKAKGVDLSALLYQPEVPKNTSRYATVEQVHGLDKTMDKQELIPLCKEALEDQEPIKATLSIRNINRVAGTMLGSEITKRYGAKGLPEDTIHLTFTGSAGQSFAAFIPPGLTMRLVGDANDFIGKGLSGGKIIVRPSRRATFTWENNIIVGNVAFYGATAGEAYISGIAGERFCVRNSGANVVVEGVGDHGCEYMTGGTVIVLGETGKNFAAGMSGGVAYVLDITNDFRVKCNQAQVYLDPIQDASELQLVHQMIEKHVQYTHSPLGERVLNSWADMSKKFVRVIPKDYLEMKERIKRLLEEGLSEHQAALRAFEESQKAVKAIKEGG